From Rutidosis leptorrhynchoides isolate AG116_Rl617_1_P2 chromosome 3, CSIRO_AGI_Rlap_v1, whole genome shotgun sequence, a single genomic window includes:
- the LOC139896047 gene encoding heavy metal-associated isoprenylated plant protein 6-like, translating into MGEKDETKKESGDKKPDSEKKSDGGPINVVLKLDLHCEGCAKKIRKSIKKFEGVENVKTDTSGNKLTVIGKVDPTRIKERVEYKTKKKVEIISPQPKKDGGGEEKKKEESLEKKTDEKKPKEPQSSMVVLKIPLHCDGCMHKIKRLISKIDGVESVSIDAGKDLVSVKGTMNVKELIPHLKEKLKRKIDIVPPKKEEKNDDVIKDDKKEKVEGGGDKKDNEGGDDLKGKDNQGGDKVVGDEGNGENKSKGIEVVNKFEYSGYSPYTHTMPIQMQMYNQNYYNQDYGVGTSSSHGYVQEGYNHGYNQNYYDHGYSHGPPMATPPMYMHDPRGYQPETGMFSDENPNACSIV; encoded by the exons ATGGGTGAG AAAGATGAGACGAAGAAAGAATCCGGCGATAAGAAACCGGATAGTGAAAAAAAGTCCGATGGTGGTCCAATTAACGTCGTTCTTAAACTTGATTTGCATTGCGAAGGATGTGCCAAAAAAATTAGAAAATCTATTAAAAAATTCGAAG gtgTCGAAAATGTGAAGACGGATACTTCCGGCAACAAATTAACGGTAATTGGGAAGGTGGATCCCACGCGCATCAAAGAGCGAGTAGAGTACAAAACTAAGAAGAAGGTGGAGATCATTTCTCCACAGCCTAAAAAGGATGGCGGTGGTGAAGAGAAAAAGAAAGAGGAATCGCTGGAGAAAAAAACCGATGAGAAAAAGCCAAAAGAG CCTCAATCAAGCATGGTGGTTTTGAAGATTCCTCTACACTGTGACGGATGCATGCACAAAATTAAACGTTTAATATCAAAAATTGATG GCGTGGAATCGGTATCAATTGATGCCGGAAAGGATTTGGTATCAGTGAAAGGGACAATGAATGTGAAGGAACTTATACCGCATTTAAAAGAAAAATTGAAGAGAAAGATCGATATTGTCCCTcctaaaaaggaagaaaaaaacgATGACGTAATAAAAGATGACAAAAAAGAGAAAGTCGAAGGTGGAGGAGATAAAAAAGATAATGAAGGCGGAGATGATCTTAAGGGTAAAGATAATCAAGGTGGTGATAAAGTAGTTGGAGATGAAGGCAATGGTGAAAATAAGAGTAAAGGCATAGAGGTTGTTAATAAGTTTGAATATAGTGGATATAGTCCATACACGCATACAATGCCGATCCAAATGCAAATGTATAATCAAAATTATTACAATCAAGATTATGGGGTCGGAACCTCTTCTAGCCATGGATACGTACAAGAAGGTTATAATCATGGTTATAATCAAAACTATTACGATCATGGATACTCACATGGACCACCAATGGCGACACCACCAATGTATATGCATGACCCTCGAGGGTATCAACCTGAAACGGGGATGTTTAGTGACGAAAATCCTAATGCTTGTTCGATTGTGTAA